The proteins below come from a single Ochotona princeps isolate mOchPri1 chromosome 13, mOchPri1.hap1, whole genome shotgun sequence genomic window:
- the LOC101532925 gene encoding annexin A8 isoform X2 has protein sequence MAWWKAWIEQEGVTVKGTPHFNPDPDAETLYKAMKGIGTNEQAITDVLTRRSNTQRQQIAKSFKAQFGKDLTETLKSELSGKFERLIVALMYPPYRYEAKELHDAMKGLGTKEGVIIEILASRTKQQLQEIMKAYEEDYGSSLEEDIQADTSGYLERILVCLLQGSRDDVSGFVDPGLALQDAQDLYAAGEKINGTDEMKFITILCTRSAPHLMRVFEEYEKIANKSIEDSIKSETHGSLEEAMLTVVKCTRNVHCYFAERLHYAMKGAGTRDGTLIRNIVSRSEIDLNLIKNQFKKMYGKTLSSMITEDTSGDYKNALLSLVGHDP, from the exons ATGGCCTGGTGGAAGGCTTGG ATCGAACAAGAGGGAGTCACGGTGAAGGGCACCCCCCACTTCAACCCGGACCCTGATGCAGAGACCCTCTACAAAGCCATGAAGGGAATCG GGACCAACGAGCAGGCCATCACGGACGTTCTCACGCGGAGAAGCAACACGCAGCGGCAGCAGATAGCCAAGTCCTTTAAGGCTCAATTTGGCAAG GATCTCACTGAGACCTTGAAGTCGGAGCTGAGCGGCAAGTTTGAGAGACTCATCGTGGCTCTCATGTACCCGCCGTACAGATATGAGGCCAAGGAGCTGCACGATGCCATGAAG GGCTTAGGGACCAAGGAGGGCGTCATCATTGAGATCCTGGCCTCCCGGAcgaagcagcagctgcaggagatCATGAAGGCCTATGAGGAAG ATTACGGGTCCAGCCTGGAGGAAGACATCCAAGCAGACACCAGCGGCTACCTGGAGAGGATCCTGGTGTGCCTCCTGCAG GGTAGCAGGGATGATGTGAGTGGCTTTGTGGACCCAGGACTGGCTCTCCAAGATGCACAG GATCTGTATGCAGCTGGTGAAAAGATTAACGGGACAGATGAGATGAAATTCATTACCATCCTGTGCACGCGCAGTGCTCCTCACCTGATGAGAG TGTTTGAAGAGTATGAGAAAATTGCCAACAAGAGCATCGAGGACAGCATCAAAAGTGAGACCCACGGCTCCCTGGAGGAGGCCATGCTCACTGTGG TGAAGTGCACCAGAAATGTCCACTGCTACTTTGCTGAGAGACTGCACTATGCCATGAAG GGAGCAGGGACACGTGATGGGACCCTGATAAGGAACATCGTCTCTAGGAGTGAGATTGACCTAAATCTCATCAAGAATCAGTTCAAGAAGATGTACGGCAAGACCCTCAGCAGCATGATCACG GAGGACACCAGTGGTGACTACAAGAATGCCCTGCTGAGCCTGGTGGGCCATGACCCCTGA
- the LOC101532925 gene encoding annexin A8 isoform X1, which yields MWCRTRNQIEQEGVTVKGTPHFNPDPDAETLYKAMKGIGTNEQAITDVLTRRSNTQRQQIAKSFKAQFGKDLTETLKSELSGKFERLIVALMYPPYRYEAKELHDAMKGLGTKEGVIIEILASRTKQQLQEIMKAYEEDYGSSLEEDIQADTSGYLERILVCLLQGSRDDVSGFVDPGLALQDAQDLYAAGEKINGTDEMKFITILCTRSAPHLMRVFEEYEKIANKSIEDSIKSETHGSLEEAMLTVVKCTRNVHCYFAERLHYAMKGAGTRDGTLIRNIVSRSEIDLNLIKNQFKKMYGKTLSSMITEDTSGDYKNALLSLVGHDP from the exons ATCGAACAAGAGGGAGTCACGGTGAAGGGCACCCCCCACTTCAACCCGGACCCTGATGCAGAGACCCTCTACAAAGCCATGAAGGGAATCG GGACCAACGAGCAGGCCATCACGGACGTTCTCACGCGGAGAAGCAACACGCAGCGGCAGCAGATAGCCAAGTCCTTTAAGGCTCAATTTGGCAAG GATCTCACTGAGACCTTGAAGTCGGAGCTGAGCGGCAAGTTTGAGAGACTCATCGTGGCTCTCATGTACCCGCCGTACAGATATGAGGCCAAGGAGCTGCACGATGCCATGAAG GGCTTAGGGACCAAGGAGGGCGTCATCATTGAGATCCTGGCCTCCCGGAcgaagcagcagctgcaggagatCATGAAGGCCTATGAGGAAG ATTACGGGTCCAGCCTGGAGGAAGACATCCAAGCAGACACCAGCGGCTACCTGGAGAGGATCCTGGTGTGCCTCCTGCAG GGTAGCAGGGATGATGTGAGTGGCTTTGTGGACCCAGGACTGGCTCTCCAAGATGCACAG GATCTGTATGCAGCTGGTGAAAAGATTAACGGGACAGATGAGATGAAATTCATTACCATCCTGTGCACGCGCAGTGCTCCTCACCTGATGAGAG TGTTTGAAGAGTATGAGAAAATTGCCAACAAGAGCATCGAGGACAGCATCAAAAGTGAGACCCACGGCTCCCTGGAGGAGGCCATGCTCACTGTGG TGAAGTGCACCAGAAATGTCCACTGCTACTTTGCTGAGAGACTGCACTATGCCATGAAG GGAGCAGGGACACGTGATGGGACCCTGATAAGGAACATCGTCTCTAGGAGTGAGATTGACCTAAATCTCATCAAGAATCAGTTCAAGAAGATGTACGGCAAGACCCTCAGCAGCATGATCACG GAGGACACCAGTGGTGACTACAAGAATGCCCTGCTGAGCCTGGTGGGCCATGACCCCTGA